Below is a window of Aerococcus viridans DNA.
CAACCTATTGATGCGTCAATCATTTGCAACAGGGGAAATTATGGTCGCCATTTACGCTTTAGAAGCACCGGATGCTTATACTGAAGCCATTGAAGACCTTACCCAACGCCTTCTGAACGCGCAACCACGGATTGTTTCATTCCAATGGTTGAAGAAAAATGGGGGTACCGAACGGTCGTATGACAATGATGTCTATCTCATTCACGGTCGTGACTATATCAACGACGAACTACAAGGTTTTAAATTCCGTATTTGGCCAGATACTTTCTTCCAAGTAAATCCTGTCCAAGCCAATAAGATGGTTGAAACAGCGATTGGCATGGCTCAGGTCAAAGAGGATATGAAAGTATTAGACCTATTCTGTGGTATCGGGACTTTTTCACTACCATTAGCAGCCGCTTCAAAATCACTGGCAGGGATTGAAATCGTAGAAAACTCAATCAACTCAGCCAAACGAAATGCCGCGGATAATAACCTAGATAATACCTTCTTTATGACCTCAGATGCCAGAGCAGGATTGCGGGTTTTACCAGATGTTTGGGGACAACCAGACTTATTATTATTAGACCCACCACGTAACGGGGCGGGCGGTAAAGTCATGCGTGCCATCGGTCGATTCGGCACCGACCGCATTGTCTACGTGTCATGCGGACCGAAAAGTTTAGCAGCCGACCTAGTTTGGTTACTCGACTTTGGCTACGAAGTCGTAGAAGTGCAACCAATCGACCAATTCCCTCATACCGCACATTTAGAAAATATCGTGTTATTAAAGAAAAAAGAAATAAAAGATTAATTAAAACATGAAGCCTGTGGCTTTAAGGTAATCCACGAATACATTCAATAGTTACAGAATATAAATATATGCTAATTATGATGAGTAATTTCTCAATGTAGTCAAATTAATAGCCAATATAAAAAGATAGTGAATGTTAACTTAAACAGACACTATCTTTTTGCGTGTATAAATATTTTTTAAAAATCAAGTGGTTAGATTATAAGTCAGCCATTTCGTCTCGTGTAGCGATGTCACGGGCGTCAACAAATTCATATCCTTTGGCTTGGATACCGTCTAGTATGGCCGGCATAGCTTCGTTAGTCCAAGTTAAGTCGTGCATTAATAAATTAGCGCCTGGGGATAAGAATTCAGTGTTCACCATGACATCTGCTAGTGTTGCTGGGTCTGAATAGTTTTCGTCCCAATCAAAACCATACGACCAGTTCATCGACACCATATTTTCTTCTTCTAAAATCCCTTCTAATCCTGGGGCTTCAATACCGTGTGGTGGACGGAAGAATTGTGGGCGATAACCAATAACTTCTTCAATAATATCTTGGTTACCAATAATTTCGTGACGCAAGGTTTCTTCGTCAGGTACTTGGTCAAGACTATAATGAGTAAGCGTGTGGTTACCAATCACATGACCCATGTCGGCAATCTCTTTTAATGCTTGCCTGCCTTCTTCGCCATCTTCACCTTGTAAGTACATACCGTTGACGAAGAAAATCCCGTAAATACCGCGATCGGCCATAGCTTGTGCTTCCTCTACTGACGACGTTGGTGTTTCGGGTAACTTCCTTGGTACATCATCGACAGTGGCGAGCACAACATTAGGGTTCGCATCCTCATTAGCCGGCAATACACTTGAAATCTCAGGGTCGATATAGTAGTTAGCTACTTGATTATCTGTTTCTTCATTAGTATCCTCATCGTGACCAATGCTTTCCGCATCTTCACCATCATTAGTATTGTTAGCCTCTAAAGATTCACTAGAAGTAGCTTGTTCTTGGGACCCATCGTCTTTCTCTTGTTCATTTCCAGCACAACCAGCTAAAAGCAAACCTGTTAATAATAGAATGGGTAATTTTTTCAACATGTTCTATTCCTCCCTATAACATATAATATATGTCCATTATACACTAATGGATAAAAAATACGGAAAAAACCCAATCAAATTCCAGGAAAACAATCACGCAAATGAAAAAGATAGTGACCGCTGACTTGGCAATCACTATCTTTTTAGCAATATTAGTGGAAATTCTCCTCAGTAAAGCAACATAGCAAATTAAAATAAAATACAGCTAAAACAATTATTCCCCTTGTGCTTGAATGACTGCTTTGATGCCGCCTTCGATGACATGCGTTTTGTTGTAGCCATGTGCTGTTAAGTAGGCGTCGCCTGCTGTGGCGCGGCCGCCTGATCCACAGAGTAGGTAAATATCTTTGTCGCTATCAATTTTTTCTAAGTTATCCGCTAGCTTTTCTAGTGGGATATTGACCAAGTTTTTCTCTGGTGCTGGGCGGGTAATTTCATCTGGGTGACGTAAGTCTAATAATACATAATCCTGGTCATCAGGCAATTGTAAGAAATCTGCTGCAGTGATTTCTGCACTGGTAACCAATACTTCTTGCGGGATATCTTCAAAAAGAAGATAAGCGTTTGGATCTAAGTCTTCAAAGTCAACAAGCGATTCTTCCTTATCTGTAAGGATGACGAGGTTTTCTTTGTTTTTGACCAAGCCATCCCAGTATTTGTCTTTTTGTTTGGCTGTGACGTTCAAGCTATTCGGCAAGTGACCTTGGCGGAAGGTTGTATTTTCACGGATATCCACCACTACTTGGTCTTGTAAGTTTTCATATGCGATTTTATTTAATGTTGTTGTCATATAACCACCTCTTCTACTTGTATTATGACAGGATACGTGGGGTGGGTCAATGCGGATGCTTGATAAAGAATACCAGCAGGATGCGTTTCGCCATTTTCTAGGGAGGTACTTGTCAGATGCTGATGGTTTGCCTAAAATATTGGGAAAGAAGGGGTGTTATGTATGGAACTTAAAAGTGTTGCGGTATATTTGGGATCGGCTGTTGGGGATGATCCGATGTATGAAGAAACGGCGACAAGGGTCGGCGAAGTGATTGCTAAATCAGGGCGGACTTTGGTTTATGGCGGGTCAAATGTGGGTTGTATGGCTGCTGTAGCGAACGGGGCTTTGGCATTTGGCGGCGATGTGATGGGGGTTGTGCCACAGAAGTTGGCGGACAATAATATTCAACATCCTGACCTGACTAAACTGTTTGTTGTCCAAGGGATGCACGAACGAAAGGCGCAGATGATTGATTTGTCTGACGGGTTTATTGCCTTGCCGGGTGGTCCAGGGACCATGGAAGAGTTGTTTGAGGTGATTTCCTGGAAGCAAGTTGGTTACCACGATAAACCAATCGGGATTTTGAATGTGAATAACTACTATGATGGCTTGTTGGACTTTTTAGATTTCCAAGTCGATCATGGGTTTATGCATCAACAATACCGGGATATGTTGTTGGTTGAAACTGATCCGGAAGTCTTGTTAGAGAAAATGGCTGCTTATGAACCAACAGCAGAAGCGAAGTGGAAATAAATATATATGGAAAAAGGCTGAGAATGGGATGTTCTCAGCCTTTGTTATTGAAGAAACTTTTTACCACAAGTCTTCTGCTTGGTCGTAATATGTCTGGTATTTTTTGATGATGTCGTCTTTTTGTTTCAAGATGTTGGCTAGTCCTTTGACCAATTCGCTAGACGTTTCTACCATCGACATGTCCTCTTTTTGGCTTAGAATTGCGTCTGAAACTCCGTCGTAGGGTACTGCTTCGTAGATTTCATCTAGGACTTTA
It encodes the following:
- a CDS encoding TIGR00730 family Rossman fold protein; its protein translation is MELKSVAVYLGSAVGDDPMYEETATRVGEVIAKSGRTLVYGGSNVGCMAAVANGALAFGGDVMGVVPQKLADNNIQHPDLTKLFVVQGMHERKAQMIDLSDGFIALPGGPGTMEELFEVISWKQVGYHDKPIGILNVNNYYDGLLDFLDFQVDHGFMHQQYRDMLLVETDPEVLLEKMAAYEPTAEAKWK
- a CDS encoding rhodanese-like domain-containing protein — its product is MTTTLNKIAYENLQDQVVVDIRENTTFRQGHLPNSLNVTAKQKDKYWDGLVKNKENLVILTDKEESLVDFEDLDPNAYLLFEDIPQEVLVTSAEITAADFLQLPDDQDYVLLDLRHPDEITRPAPEKNLVNIPLEKLADNLEKIDSDKDIYLLCGSGGRATAGDAYLTAHGYNKTHVIEGGIKAVIQAQGE
- the rlmD gene encoding 23S rRNA (uracil(1939)-C(5))-methyltransferase RlmD, whose protein sequence is MKKDLYPTEVLEVTVEKLDHTGVGFVRYIHPPEKGPHGKHLLLFIDNVVPGDKVRVTVPNAKGRHKASLSFDELLEPSPMRNLDMPVDREMAAGAPLQFMKYEDQLTHKENLIKGYLAEAGFDTNLVKPIIGMDNPYRYRNKMELTFGVDGSLGMHQQGNYRKVIDLEDSILAPEEMIAIKKVVSKWQKDYQFPGLDKDTKEGLLCNLLMRQSFATGEIMVAIYALEAPDAYTEAIEDLTQRLLNAQPRIVSFQWLKKNGGTERSYDNDVYLIHGRDYINDELQGFKFRIWPDTFFQVNPVQANKMVETAIGMAQVKEDMKVLDLFCGIGTFSLPLAAASKSLAGIEIVENSINSAKRNAADNNLDNTFFMTSDARAGLRVLPDVWGQPDLLLLDPPRNGAGGKVMRAIGRFGTDRIVYVSCGPKSLAADLVWLLDFGYEVVEVQPIDQFPHTAHLENIVLLKKKEIKD
- a CDS encoding polysaccharide deacetylase family protein, whose product is MLKKLPILLLTGLLLAGCAGNEQEKDDGSQEQATSSESLEANNTNDGEDAESIGHDEDTNEETDNQVANYYIDPEISSVLPANEDANPNVVLATVDDVPRKLPETPTSSVEEAQAMADRGIYGIFFVNGMYLQGEDGEEGRQALKEIADMGHVIGNHTLTHYSLDQVPDEETLRHEIIGNQDIIEEVIGYRPQFFRPPHGIEAPGLEGILEEENMVSMNWSYGFDWDENYSDPATLADVMVNTEFLSPGANLLMHDLTWTNEAMPAILDGIQAKGYEFVDARDIATRDEMADL